A part of Neodiprion pinetum isolate iyNeoPine1 chromosome 4, iyNeoPine1.2, whole genome shotgun sequence genomic DNA contains:
- the LOC138190763 gene encoding uncharacterized protein: protein MSANAERVSRWAAHNHLKLNVLKTQAIVLGSPYYINALPSVANTYINIGGARVKYQSSVRSLGLVLDAKLNWKDHVTQLCKRAHSLMYRLYFFRKSTNLGLRKHLVQALLFPIIDYCSLVYCDLTNELDTKLQRLANSGIRYM, encoded by the coding sequence ATGTCAGCTAATGCCGAAAGGGTATCTCGTTGGGCAGCACACAATCATCTCAAACTAAACGTACTCAAAACTCAGGCAATTGTCCTGGGTTCCCCCTATTACATAAATGCTTTGCCTTCTGTTGCTAACACCTACATCAACATAGGAGGAGCCCGGGTCAAGTACCAATCTTCTGTCCGCAGCCTGGGGTTGGTGCTTGATGCCAAGCTAAACTGGAAGGATCACGTTACACAATTGTGTAAGCGTGCCCACTCTCTCATGTACAGACTCTACTTTTTCAGGAAGAGCACCAACCTGGGACTGCGCAAACACCTAGTGCAAGCTCTCTTGTTCCCAATCATTGACTACTGCTCACTGGTATACTGTGACCTGACAAACGAACTAGACACTAAACTGCAAAGACTGGCTAACTCTGGAATCCGTTACATGTAA